tttctttaaaataatattatttcaaacatttaatatatatatatatatatatatatatttataaatgtatataaatatatatattttttttttttactttaatataataattcataataactttaaatttataaatactgatattttctattttttttgttttccttGCCATTTATAAAACAGGcacacatataataaattttatatatgataagatatatatattatataactgacccttaaataaatatatatgattagaataatataaatttggtttattaaaaaataaaataaaaatgaagggTTCATAAAAATGTTATGGGAAAATGTGTACAACAATAGATGTCCATTATAAGGAAAATGAaaggatatataaaatataaataaataaacatatatatatatatatatatatatatatattatattatgttattattcttttaaccatatttataaaattattatgacgTATGtgacattatatatataattaaaaaggaaaagaaaaaaaaaaaaaaaaaaaaagtaaaaaaaagaatatggcTTTGTAGTTATACATACTCCTTTAtgttacatttattttattttattttattgttgtGTATAAAAGAATGCAGACAAATTACAATGAAATtagaaatttatttaattattatatcagAGAATATTTCTATCAAAAGTCGAAAGGAAGTTATTTCGTTCATTTTAAAAAGCCaggtatattatttatgtccttaaaatgttataagagaaaaaaaatgtactATCCTTGTATATATGATTGGtattttgataatttaaataatgtaaaaaaaaataaagatatatttcaatataaaaacgaatataatacaaaaaatatatattcacataaaatatgtacagaaaaagaaaatctagggaaaaataattcatatgTAGAAacagataatatatatttgaataaatCAGAAgaaaatttacaaaatatttataaaagtaGTAACTTGTATTATAACATAAAtcctatttatttatctaaaatatgtttatacaatttaaatgaatatcatattttatattcaaataattattatgatgcaTTTactcaatattattatagtcTTATATCTTATAAAATGGATGTacataatatgaaaatatttcctaatttgaaaatattaataagtcatataaaaaatataagtaatattataaatgatgaAGTAATCaaaaatgcatatatatatttaattaaacaaagaaatattatgaacgaagaatatttaaaaaatgtatttcgtaatatttatacaacCATGTTGCACAACTCTTCCttgtatttatttgttgATAATCATGATCAATTTATTATGATacttaaaattataaaaacggtaaaaaattaaacaaaataataaagtaatattatatgatataatataatttattagtgtgtatataataataataaaacaatcaCATATAAATGAATGAGTACGATCATATTAGTtgtcttatatatatatatatatatatatatatatatatatatatatgtatgtatgtatgtatttatttatataatttattttattttatttttcatttttgtaggatgatataaaatctATGTTTGAGAGTGCTATTCCTTACCCCTACTACTTAATAgttgatgaaaatattaatatttacaatTTGCAAAGTTTTAACATCTACATAAACAGTATATTAAACCAAAGGATGCAATATAATTATccttataatgaaaaagaaaaggggTCTATACttaatcattataataatgataaaatgtatatgacatataataacaatataaatcaatctaaagatataaaaatagaaaaacaaacagaacaaaatgaaaaaggtTTTAATTCAATGTTGGATACGGATAAAGGAgtatatgaaaaaaacattataaaggataaaaatgataaagtctacttttttaaattcataaaaatttttgACATGAAACCAAATTACCGtttcaaacaaaaaaaataaaatataagtaaataaataaatatataaatatataaatatatatataaatatatatataaatatatatatatatatatatatatatatatatatatatatatatatatatatatatatatatatatatacatgtatgtaTTACATTTTTGAAATAGATACATACACGTGTATGTActaatttatattcattgtGGATATTCTTACacacaaatttatatataaatttttttttttttttttttttttttttttttttttttttttctcccgTTCATTATTTAATCTGCATATAATACTCCAATTGTTTTAATTCTTGTGGAGTATATTCTTCTACCCTTTTAAGTGCCTCCTTataaatgttattttttatatcattataaattGAATTATAATTTGACAAAGAATGAAGGAGGTATATTGTTTCGTATTTATCTAGTATGGATAAACTATTAgttaatgtatttattatatatgtaaacattgctttattatattttataaaagaaaatatttctaatatatGTAACAATTGAttgttatttaatatatctttatttatatataaataatttattatttgctcaataaaagaataaattttttcctttactatatttacattatccGTGTCctgaaatatttttctatgCTCATCggatatttcattttttctttgagTTGATAAATTTCCATCttgaattaatttattttctttataaactAAATGATTTTCACcttcattttttgtattaataataaacgAACTAAAAGATGTCATATACGATTttgaacataaaaaaaagacacaggaatttaataaaattatgtatatactaATATCAgcatgtattttatttttaacgaATAAAAGTGGACacaaggaaaaaaaatgaacaataaAATGATTTGACATACTATACATATGCATTAAAAAAGAGTAACTAATAAATGGTAATTTctcaatattatatttttcccccaaaatatttaaaaagtagTTTAAAAAAGATTCATCTATGttataatgtaataataacttttctttcatattaataatatatgtttttttcttgtcATGTGATACAAAGGTATGTATAAAACTGTTTTTGTCATTATTGTTTATAGTATTATATGAACTTGTATTATTTACATGAtaaatacaattttttttttctttttttttttcgacaTGTTCATTTTTCTCATTTATGTTATTTCTTTCTTGTTTTGTGCCTGTGTCGTACTCAcacaaataatttataattgaAGAAATGCATATTTCCTTTTCGAAAAGATGATCATGACAATAATTGTAAtgatctttattatttatatgactctttatatattcataagaTAAATTTTCCAaatttatttcctttttaattttaaaaaccGATAATCCATTTAGAAAATggatcatatatttataaccaTAATTTAGTTCAtagaaataatgaaatatctttgaaattaatattaaagaaatatattcatacccgttattttgttcattatttattttatttaagaatttaaaatgatatatatatgtacatatattttttaatatattatttaataaaaagctattataattatatgataaatcgaataatttaaaattatcatatatgtgatcatatttataatttataataatattatttttattattattatcatataataacgTATCTAGATTAAAtctagattttttttttaaatcatctTTGGTATCAGATGATATAGTATTTATAATTTCCTCATTAAAAATTTgcgaatttttttttttaaatataacatttttattatttaagaataaattttttttttttctttttaaatttctccctaacatattattattattaattaaggggaaattattattatcattattaaataaattattctcACTTTTATCcgttgtattattatttataattgtttTTGTGACATCAAAATATTCcctagtattattattttttaccatatttatattattattatgcttgttattatcataaatacattttttcccattattatattcatataattgaaaaaaaaaatttttcttacaatatattgttttaagTAAGAGGGAATtaaatacaatttttttttttaaagattttaaataataatttttttttttctctatatttatttctttattcttatttataattagattatttataattttattcggatcaatataatttatactattaataatttgtatGTTCATGTTATCCAAAACATCTTTATTTAAATCATTATACCTATACATCCATTTTATTATGCCAGATATTTTCATGCAGTGATTTAccttgatattttttttctcatgtTGTGAGAATAAATGCAATATTTTTCTTGTTAAAAATAccatatcaaaaaaaaaaaaaaaaaaaaaaaaaaattcaacaaataagacataaaaaaaaaaaaaaaaaaaaaaaaaaaaagcaaaattttaattactaaaaaaaattattatttatttaaaataataaaaatgttgatttaaaaaaatatatttttattttttatgtgttaatcaaaattatattcaatatataatatttatttatatatatatatatattttttttttttttaattatcacatatatatatattatatataatacaaggtagcatagatatatatatcctatatatataataaataatatattttttctatatgttatatacaaaaaaaaaaatacattttttacattttaaatatattaatactttaaaaaatgatacatttattatataaatatatatatataatgtatagaaaataatattttttgaaaattttgtatttctttttttacatacatataaagtatatattttctttatattttgtataataaaaaatataaaaaataatttatataaaaaaaaaaagaatacattttaatttatatacataataaaaatataaaaatgatatatatatatatatatattatatatatataataatatttattttttcacatttagtttttattatatatataatttttaaaacttaaattttttttttttttttttattagaacaaattttttttttttttttttttttgcaaatatataattaaatgatGATTTTAAAATAAGGAAATGTTATGatgattttttctttctttgtatataaatacataataatctatacatacatatatatattatatatatatatatatatataaaatattagatatattttatatatataaattttcattaatatttcacatttatttttatttttttcttattctttGTAAAATCTacagaaaaattaaaatattcataaaactaaaaattttaatatatataaattaataaaagctTGTGTAATtctatataagaatatttttatatatatatttaataaaaaagtaattatatttataattatatgtatttataaatatgtacatgAATATTTgtaattcatattttatttgtttttttttttttttttctttttatattcataaagcATCAATAATTCTACAAGAAAAtttttaacataaaaaaaaaaaaaaaaaaaaaaaaaaattttccacatatatatgtatatatatattcataataaacgtatttaatatatatatatatatatatttacatagaatataatatactttaatatatatatatatatatatttataaatacaaaattatatatattttttacaccttatatttattataatatactcattttttcttttaaaagagaaaaatatgtggtcaattataaatttttgaatgtttatgattttttaaaatagtatatatatatatatgtacatatatgtacatatatgtatatgtatataatatatatatatattgtatatacacaaaaaaaaaaaaaaaaaaaaaaaaaagaatatatacatattttcatattccgGAACAAAAATGATTGAAGCACCTGCTAATATTCAACTTCATggaaatgaatataaagaagaatgtatatattcctcaattgataattttaatggtccttttgattatttaaattattattttttgtgtgAAATTGTTTTTGATGATTTTAGTTTTAAATCACCATATCactgttatttttttttaagaaatcaatttgaaaattttaaaaatgtacataCTAACTATGTACAAAATTCAAACTCCGATAAACCTCATGGGGaccatataaaaattataaatcaaaaaaatgcAACAGAACTTTttcaaaatgaagaaataatatattacgaTGAAATTGATACTTCAGATGTAAAAAGAAAGGCTCtcgaaaatataaataatatcattAATAGATTAACCATATCTGATTTAATGgaaatttctttatattttagtgaggtaaataaataatatatatatatatatatatatatattatatatatgtataacataaaaattaaaaaataaattgttaaataaataaattaatatatatatatatatatatatttatattaatacatatctGATtacatacatttttatatgtgaACATATTACATGCAgattaaaaaaattctttttgtttattatctTCAAATTTggagatatatattttaaatatataaataattaatattgttataaataaataaatatatatatatatatatatatatatatatatatatatacaaataatttatatattttttttaattttaatttatataaaacatagatatttatatatatatatatatttttttttttgtatgtatatattatatgcattaatattaaaattcgAATATAGCATACtatttaaatacatattctataaaaatatgttccAACatgaattaatattatatatattattatgtaggggcatatatatatatatatatatatatatatatatttttatcatattgtaAGAAATGATatagtataataataattgtactTATATAACTTGTTTTTCtttgatattttatttatttattttttttttttaatatgaaacgtttattttatatatttaaataattattattatttatttagttTTTACTTTcttatgattattttaatataatataatgatatattatatatatatatatatatgtatatgtctgcatttatatgtattaatattgtATGTATGATAcgctatatattatatttgcttatattttatttattttttagaaTCCGGAATGGGAAAATAACAAGTTGGCATGGATGGAAATGATTCAGAGAGATAAGTTTCGTAAGTATGATAAGATGAGAGAAAATTTGAAAGAAACTGGAATGAgagaaataatatttaagatGAATAATGACGAAATAGATAGGATGAAGAATAAGAGTATGATTAAagattttttgttttttggaGTTATAGATAAAAAAGGTCAAAATTATTTAGGtagaatatatatgataattaggaatgatataataaaaaattatgagaTATATACATGGCTTTTAACAAATTGTAATATGCAAACGGATGAGAATTTGGCTgctgatatatttattgaagaaacatattatgaaaagaagccaattaataataaaggctcagatgataaaaagaaaaaagaaaactcCAATAAAGGAGGGGGGAATCATAAAAATGACGATCATCTTGTATttgagaaaaaaatgaataattatacatttgaaaaaaaagaatatatatgttttggaaaaaatgaaacaaatGATATTGTATGTATGAACCCATCTATTTCTAGATTCCattgtgtattatatatgtgcgAAGATTTCCAAGTATATTTGATTGACGTTGGTTCAAAATCTGGtacaaaattaaataattgtatatgtgaaattcataaaaaatataaagtatCTAATAATGATGTTATCAGTTTAGGTGTATCAAAAACAACAttcaaaattaatattaatgttGAGAAAGTATTAGAATATTTAGATAAAAGAGAATgtgaaattaaaagaaagatGGAAATTATGAATGAAGAAATTAATTATCCTCTAGGTAATAAACTTTTCTTTAGATTAAAAATctcaaatatttattataaatgtaatGAATATGATATTTTAGATTTTTTTAAGGATTGTGGtcaaatcaaaaaaatacaattatataatatgccacttaaaaaacatataaatcaAAACATCAAAAATATCAAAGCATACAAAGAAGCAATAATTGATGTTTTCGATGAACAAACCTCtgcaaatattttaaatagaAATGAATGCTTCTTGTATGgaagaaaaatttatatcGTCTATGTACCCATCAAGAATGATGTAAaacatgataataataaatcaacATATGAAAATGTAGCTGAAAGGTATGATACGGAACTTACTACTAAAGATACGAATAATAGTATAGAAAGCATTATTCTAACAAAAGGAAAAGGTGCTGATAAAAGAAGCAA
This Plasmodium falciparum 3D7 genome assembly, chromosome: 11 DNA region includes the following protein-coding sequences:
- a CDS encoding FHA domain-containing protein, putative, giving the protein MIEAPANIQLHGNEYKEECIYSSIDNFNGPFDYLNYYFLCEIVFDDFSFKSPYHCYFFLRNQFENFKNVHTNYVQNSNSDKPHGDHIKIINQKNATELFQNEEIIYYDEIDTSDVKRKALENINNIINRLTISDLMEISLYFSENPEWENNKLAWMEMIQRDKFRKYDKMRENLKETGMREIIFKMNNDEIDRMKNKSMIKDFLFFGVIDKKGQNYLGRIYMIIRNDIIKNYEIYTWLLTNCNMQTDENLAADIFIEETYYEKKPINNKGSDDKKKKENSNKGGGNHKNDDHLVFEKKMNNYTFEKKEYICFGKNETNDIVCMNPSISRFHCVLYMCEDFQVYLIDVGSKSGTKLNNCICEIHKKYKVSNNDVISLGVSKTTFKININVEKVLEYLDKRECEIKRKMEIMNEEINYPLGNKLFFRLKISNIYYKCNEYDILDFFKDCGQIKKIQLYNMPLKKHINQNIKNIKAYKEAIIDVFDEQTSANILNRNECFLYGRKIYIVYVPIKNDVKHDNNKSTYENVAERYDTELTTKDTNNSIESIILTKGKGADKRSKYQKSKKYNDEKLKEEKHRGKKDKHKKHKDEKYKDEKYKDEKYKDEKYKDEKYKDEKYKDEKYKDEKYKDEKYKDEKYRDKKYKEDKYKDDKYKSDKYKNDKYKDEKYRDKKYKEDKYKDDKYKDDKHKDDKYKDEKYRLKKHKEKKHRELRSSRRKSNSSKLYKRGSDISSIFSSDEERSDNRDERRNQKRHTRRSDNIKSSENRRSKRGERYSNRRSSTHRKSTDEEYDEEIESSYRTDDVTSESDESRIEKRREHRSESKYGRRSIRKSERSSEKSSKRGYDNKSNDKIHEKNSERSNESRYERIDSKRSGRSIRKSEKGSEKNSEKSSKKSSDKKSERRSGRKSESKSENRRESTRRESRRSRRYSRKSDTESDDDNNSEYSNIRDIEKYKKDKRKKYPTSCSVSNSYSESNRSYETDLKKERKAKKHVGSKRNS